The following is a genomic window from Synechococcales cyanobacterium CNB.
CATCGGCGGACGCTGCGGCGGCGCTTGAGGCGAGTCGGGCGAGGTGTGCCCGCAGGGCGGCGGCACGCGCCTCAAGGTCGCGCCGCTGCGAGGCATAGAGGCGGAGGTTGTTCAGGATATCCAGCCCGGCGAGCAGGACGATCATCCCCAGCAGCCCCGTGCACGCCGTCCAGACCATGGCGAAAGTCCGCGGGTCGCGGGTCGTGGCGATGCCGAAGGCGTAGGCGAGCATCGGCGTCGCGACGAGCATCACCACGCCGTTCGCCTGGCGCAGCCTGCGGCGAGTCGCGGGCATCTCGGCGTGCTGCATCGCGGCCAGGTGCGCGGAGATCACAAGCACCGTGGCGATCGCCAGCGGCAGCACGAACCAAGCCGGCAGGATCGGTGTGGTGGCGATCTGGGTCACGCACGGGCCTCAGGCGGCGGAGCGGGCGAAGGTCTCCAGCCGCTGCAACACCCTGCGAACCGGCAGCCCCATAACGCTCTCGGGGTCGCCGTCGCAGGAGAGAGGCCAGCCATCGGCGAGGCGTTCGGCGTAGTTGTACGCCCCGGCCTTGCCGCGCCAGCCCCCCGAGGCAATGTACCCCGCGATCCGGTCGTCGCCCACGATTCCGAGAGAAACGGTGGCCGGGTCGGTGAAGAGGTCTCGCCGACCTGTGCGTGGGCAAACGAGTGCCACCCCCGTCAGCACCCGGTGCGAGCCGCCCTGGAGCATCCGAATGATCCGCTCCGCGTCGGCCTCGTCGCGGGGCTGGCCGAGGAGTTCCCCGTCCTTAAAGCAGAGGGTGTCGGCGGCGAGGATGACCGCGGCGTCCGCGGCGTCCGCGGCGTCGAGCGAGGCGGCGACGGAAGCCGCCTTGAGGTACGCGAGCGACGCCACCCAGGCGTGTGGCGGGACGGAGCCTGGGCTGAGCAGGGCGTCGTCGATCGCGGGATCGACCGCCTCATGCGCGACGCCGTGGCGTGCGAGCAGCTCGCGCCTGCGCGGCGAGGAACTGGCGAGGATCAGTCGCGGCAGCGTGGCCGGGCGAACGGGTGCGTTCGTGGATGCGCCGGCCATCGCGTGAGTGTACCGCCCGCGCTGGGCGCGGTTGATCGAGAATCGGGCTGTTGCGCTACAGTTCGTCATATGCGCGCACACCTCGTGCAGATGGACATCGCGTGGGAGGACCGACCGGCGAACTTCGCGCGGGTCGAGACGTTGCTGGACGGCGTGGACGTTCGGCCGGGCGACTTCGTGCTCCTCCCTGAGATGTTCGACTCCGGGTTCTCCGTCAACGTTTCGGCGACCGCGGACAAGTCGGGCGAGACGCTGGATTTCCTGCGCCGGCTGGCGGAAGACCTCGGCGTGTACGTGCAGGGCGGACGGACGGTTCACGGGTGCGGGTGCGCGAAGGCGGAGAATCGGGCCAGCGTCCTCGCGCCGAACGGCAGGCTCGTGTGTGAGTATTCGAAAATCCACCCGTTCTCTTTCGGGCGCGAGAGCGAGGCCTTCGAGGGGGGCAGGCACGTCGAGACCTGGGAGTGGCGGGCGGACGAAGAGCGGACGCTCGTCTGCCCGGCGGTCTGCTACGACCTGCGGTTCCCGGAACTCTTCCGCATCGGTGCGTTGCGCGGGGCGGAGGTTCTCGCGCTGGGGGCGAACTGGCCCGACGCACGGCAGCACCACTGGCGGGCGCTGCTCATCGCTCGGGCCATCGAGAACCAGGCGGTCGTGCTGGGCGTGAACCGCGTCGGGCGCGACCCGCACCTGAACTACATCGGCGGGACAATCGCGGTCGGGCCGAAGGGCGAGACGCTCGGCGAGTTGAAGGACGAGGAGGGCGTGTTGAGCGTGGACGTGGACGTGCAGGCCGTGCGGGAATGGAGGCGGGTGTTCCCCGCGCTGAGCGATGCCAGACTGCTCTCCGAAGAAGTCGCACGCGCAGGCTCGGAGACACGGAGAGGGGGAGCAGGCCGGGTCGGGGCGTAAGATCGAGGCATGTCGAAAGGGCTAGAAGTGCCCGCCGGGCGGACGGTCGATCCGGTGATGGCGCAGCAGCGTGCGGCCTCGTTCACGAAGCGGTCGATCAAGACCACGACCAAGGCCGTCGGCCTGCGGTTGGCTCTCTCGATGGTGGACCTGACGACGCTGGAAGGGAAGGACTCGCCGGAGAAGGTGCGGAGCCTGTGCCGCAAGGCGGTGCGGCCGTTCGAGCGCGATGACGACGTGCTGGGCGAGCGGCTGCCGAGCTGCGCGGCGGTGTGTGTCTATCCGAGCATGGTGGCGGTGGCGCGTGAGGAGTTGGAACAAGCGGACGGGCGGGACGCCCACTCCACCAGAAACGCGGTCAAGGTCGCCAGCGTGGCGACGGGGTTCCCGAGCGGGCAGTACCCGCTGAGCGTGCGTCTGCGCGACACGGAGCAGGCGATCGCGGACGGTGCTGACGAGATCGACATGGTCATCAACCGCGGCGCGTTTCTCGCGGGGCGCTACGCCGAGGTGGCGGAGGAGATCCGCGAGGTGGTCGCGGTGTGCGATGCCGGCACGGGCGGGGCCTTTCCACGCCCGGTCCATCTCAAGGTGATCCTCGAAACCGGCGAACTCGAAACGCTCGACAATGTGCGCCGCGCCAGCGATATCGCCATCGCCTGCATCCGCGACGGCGACTTCATCAAGACCAGCACCGGCAAGGTGCAGCCGGCCGCGACGATGCCCGTCACGCTGGTCATGCTCGAAGCGATCCGCGACGAGTGCCTTCGCAGCGGGCGACGGATCGGCATGAAGCCGGCGGGCGGCATCCGCACGGCCAAGCAGGCCCTCCACTACTTGGTGATGGTGTGGGAGACGATGGGGACGGTAGGGATCGAGACCTCGCGGCATCAAGGCGCCGAGACGGGGAAGAGCGCGTGGCTCTCGCCGGACCTGTTCCGCTTCGGCGCGAGCACGCTGGTCAACGACCTGCTCCGGCAGATCGTGAAGGAACGGACGGGCCGGTACGCGGCGGGGTACGACTTCTCGGAGGCGTAACGGTGGACCGCGCGCCTGTCGTCGCCGTTTCGCTGCTGATCGGCGCGGCTCTGACCGTGTTCGTCGCCTGGGGGTTCGCGCTGTTCGGCACGTTCAGCAGGGGCACGCTCCACGTGAACTACGGCGGTGCTGGCCCGCCGCGACCGGAGATCGCGCCGCCCGAGGGGTGGGACGTCGCGACGTGGCGGGAGTTGCACGGCCTCGGGCTGCGCATGGACATGGTGAGTGAGCGGGAGTGGGTCGGCTCAGAACTCATCCTGTCTCTGAACGGCGGGCCGCAACGGACGGTGACGCACTACCGCGCGGGGTTCCCGTTCCTCGCGCTGCGGTGGCTCGGCGAGGGGAGCGACGTGCCGCAGCAGAACACGACGGGTGTCGCGCGGGCGTGGTGGATGGGGATCGAAGTTGGTTTGCCCGCACGCGGTTCGGGCGTGCCGCGTGGGGGCATTGTGCCGAGGCTGCCGATCAGGCCCGCGTGGCCGGGCTTCACGCTGAACACGCTGATCTTCGGCGCAGCGGCGTGCGGAGTGATGCTCGCGGCCGGCTCGGCGTGGCGACGTCGGCGGAGAAGTCGAGGGCTATGCGTGAGGTGCGGGTACGATGTTGTCGGCCTCGCGGTCTGCCCGGAGTGTGGGGCGGAGACGGGGCGTTGAAGGAGGCCGACATGACCCGCCAGGCCCCGACCGCGCCGCGCCGGCTGGACTTCGCTACCGAACTGACGCGGTGGGAGTACGCGGCCGCGCCGGAGACAACGAAGGTCGAGATCGCTCCTCGCTACGGGCACTTCATCGGTGGCGAGTTCGTCGGGCCGACGGGGGGAGGCGGGCGCTTCGCGTCGATCAACCCGGCGACCGAGCAGCCGCTGTGCGAGGTTGCGCAGGGGTCGGAGGCGGACGTGGACGCAGCGGTGCGCGCGGCGCGCGATGCGCTGCCGGCGTGGGCCGCCATGCCGGGCAGGGAGCGTGCGAAGTACGTCTACCGCATCGCGAGGCGCATCCAGGAGCGTGCCCGCGAACTGGCCGTGCTGGAGACGATGGATGGGGGCAAGCCGATCCGTGAAAGCCGCGACGTGGACGTCCCGCTCTCGGCGGCGCACTTCTTCTACCACGCGGGATGGGCGGACAAACTGGAGTTTGCGTTCCCGGGGCATCGGCCGAGACCCGTCGGGGTCTGCGGGCAGATCATTCCGTGGAACTTCCCGCTGCTGATGGCGGCGTGGAAACTCGGGCCCGCGCTGGCGTGCGGCAACACCTGCGTGCTCAAGCCCGCGGAGACGACGCCGCTGACCGCGCTGCGGCTCGCCGAAATCTGCGCGGAGGTCGGCCTGCCGCGGGGCGTGGTGAACGTGGTGACCGGCGACGGTCGCACGGGCGCGGCCCTCGTGAACCATCCCGGCGTGGACAAGATCGCGTTCACCGGCTCGACCGAGGTGGGCAAGAAGATCGCGTCCGCGGTGGCGGGCACGGGGAAGCGGCTGACGCTCGAACTGGGCGGAAAAAGCCCGAACATCATCTTCGAGGATGCGAGCATCGACCAGGCCGTCGAAGGGATCGTCGAGGGCATCTATTTCAACCAGGGTCACGTCTGCTGCGCGGGGAGCAGGCTGTTCGTGCAGGAATCCGTGCTTGACGAGGTGGTCGAGAAACTTCGCATCCGCATGGCGAGCCTGCGCGTAGGCGATCCGCTGGACAAGAACACAGACGTCGGGGCGATCAACTCGAAGCAGCAGTTGGAGACGATCCGACGGTACGTCGAGGCGGGGGTGAGCGAAGGGGCACGGCTTCACGAGACCAACGGCAAACCACTCCCCGAACGCGGCTACTGGTGCAGGCCGTGCTTCTTCACGGGCGTGCAGCCGAGCCACGTGGTCGCGCGCGAGGAAATCTTCGGGCCGGTGCTGGCGGTGATGAGTTTCCGCACGCCGGAGGAGGCGATCACGCGAGCGAACAACACGCCATACGGACTGGCCGCGGGCGTGTGGACGGACAAGGGTTCGAAGATCTTTGAGATCGCGCGGCGGCTGAAGGCAGGCGTGGTGTGGCTGAACACGTACAACAAGTTCGACCCCGCCTCGCCGTTCGGCGGGTTCAAGGAGAGCGGGTTCGGTCGCGAGGGGGGCCTGCAGGGTTTGCGGGGGTATGTGCGGTTCTGATCGCTTCAAGATCGGTTCGAGTGCGCAAGATTCGGCGGCCCACGCCCGCGCACGGGGTCCGTTGAAGCCGGTGCCGCCGTGTGCCGATAGACGGGGCGATGACCACCAGCGACCCCTCGGCGGCGGCGAGCTACCTGCGGACCCGGGTGATGACCGCCCGACCTGAAGAACTCCGCCTGATGTTGCTGGACGGCGCGCTCCGATTCGCCCGGCAGGGGCGCGAGGGGCTGGAACGGAGCGATTACGAGGCGAGTTTCATGGGCCTGAGCCAGTGCCAGGACATCGTGATGGAACTGGCGACCTCGGTACGGGCCGACCAGGACCGCACGCTGGCCGAGCGCGTGCGCGGGCTGTACCTCTATCTCTACCAGGAACTCGTGCAGGCGAGCGTCGAACGCGACCTGACCCGCGTGGACGGCGTCATCCGCCTGCTCGAGTACGAGCGCGAAACGTGGGCGATGCTCCTCGAAAAACTCGCGGCCGAGCGGGCCGGGCATGCGACGCAGGCGGCCGAGGTCGCTGTCGAGCCGGCGTCGCGCTCGATCAGTCTCAGCGCGTAGCGACCGCCCGCGACGCCATTTCCACGAGTTGCGCGGCGAGGTTCTCGAACACGAAGGCCAGCGGCACGTTCCGCTCGATCTGCCGCTCCGCCTCGGCGACGAGTTCGACCGCGCGGGCGCGCACTTCGGGGCGCCTCGAGGCACGCATCGCCCCGTGGTGGTGGTCGGCGACGAGGCGGAGCATGTCGGCGGCGGCGGCGACGTTCGCGGCTTCCTTGCTCGCCGACGGGTTGCGGGCCACCATCGCGGCCGCTCGCTCGTCCACCAGTTTCGCCATCGTCGCCCCGATGGCGAGGTCGAACTTCCCGCGGTCGGCGTCGGCGAGCATCGGCGCGAGCGCCTCGTGCCACGCGGTCAGGTTGCCCTCGATCACCCGGTTCAGTACGCCCGGGCTGCCGGCGGCGTAGCGCAGCGCCCAGGCCTCGTGCTCCGGGTCGATCGCCGCACCGCCGCGCCGGAGCCACTCTCGCATGTCGGCGTCCGAAAGCGGCAGGAACGGGATGCGCTGGCAGCGGCTGCGGATCGTCGGCAGCAGTTCCTCCTCCGCGGGCGTGACCAGGATGATGACCGTGCCCTCGGGAGGCTCCTCGAGCGTCTTGAGCAGCAGGTTCTGGGCGTCGCGGCCCAGGAGGTGGGCCTCATCCACGATGAAGACCTTGCCGACGAGCGACGGCTCGTGCAGGTTGCGCGTGCGCGTCGCCGGTTCGACGAGGAACTCCTCGGCGACGGCGAACGGGATGGTGCGCTGCTTCTGGCCGCGCACGCTCGCGTCGCGGCTGAAGGGCGTCAGTTCCTTGTTCACGACGTGCAGGTCCGGGTGCGCGCCCGCGGCGAGCAAACGCTGCACCTGCGAGTCAGGGTCGGGCGTGCGGTCGTCGTGGGGGTCCGTGGCCGGGTCGAGGACGGCGGCGGCGAAGGCGAGCGCGGTCGTGAACTTGCCGACGCCCTCGGGGCCGTGGAAGACCCAGGCGTGATGGACTCGCCCGGAGCGCATCGCGGCCCGCAGCAACTCGACGGCGTGGGACTGCCCCAGCACGTCGCGGAGCGCAAGGGGGGGGGCGTGGGCCTGCGGGGCCATGGGCGTCTCGGCGGCGGGCTGGCGGGCGGGTCGCTTGGCCATGCCGGAGGGTAGGAGGGCGGGCCTCAGACGCCCCGCAGTTTGTTGATGCCGTTGTGGGCGGCGACCTTGTAGCACTCGGCGAGTGTTGGATAGTTGAAGACGGCGTTGACGAAGTAATCGGCGGTGGCGTTGAATGCCATGGCGCACTGGCCGATGTGGACGAGTTCGGTCGCGCCGGTGCCGATGATGTGCACGCCGAGCACGGCCCGCGAGTCCTGGTGGATGAGCATCTTGAGCATGCCGATCTCGTCGCCGAGGAGTTGGCCGCGTGCGATCTCGCGGTATTGAGCGACGCCGGCCTCGTAGGGAATCTCCTGCTCGGTGAGCGCCTCTTCTGTCCAGCCGACCATCGAGATTTCGGGGATGGCGTAGATGCCGTAGGGCAGGTGCCCGCTGACGACCTCGCAGCGCTCGCCGAACATCTGGCAGACTGCGAGGCGTCCCTGCTCCATGCTCGTCGAGGCGAGGGCGGGGAAGCCGATGACGTCGCCGCAGGCGTAGACGTGCGGGACAGGCGTGCGGTAGTGCTTGTCCACGGCGATTCGGCCGCGGTTGTCGGGCTTGAGGCCGGCGTGCTCAAGCCCCAGGTCGTCGGTCGCGCCCTGGCGGCCGATGGCGTAGAGGAGGCAGTCGGCGCGGAGGGTTTTCCCGCTTTCGAGCACGGCCTCGACCATCACTCGGTCGGCGGAGCGCGCCCCCGGGGGCGCCTCGATGGTGCGCACGGAGACGACCTTCTCCCCGAGCCGGAGCGTGAGTCCGTTCTGGCGCAGGTGGTACTGCAGGGCCTCGATGATCTCGCCGTCGGCGAAGTCGAGCAGGCGCGACCGGCCCTCGATGAGCGTGACCTTCACTCCCAGGGCGGAGAGCATGGAGGCGTACTCGACGCCGATCACCCCGCCGCCGACCACGAGCATGGAGTGCGGCAGAAAGGGAAGCCGGACAAGTTCGTCGGAGGTGACGACGGTGCGGTCGTCGAAGGGGATGTTCGCAGGGCGGGCCGGGACGGTGCCGACGGCGATCAGGAAGTGGTCGGCGGCGAGGCGTTGCGAACCTGTCGGCCCGGCGACCTCGACCGTGTGCGGATCGGCGAAGCGGGCGTGCCCGGTGATGACCGAGACGCCGTTGGAAGCGAGTTGCTGCTGGAGGATACGGATCTCGGCCTCGATGACGCGGTCGGCAGCGGCCTGGATGGCCCGGAAGGTCGCGTTGCGTGCTTCGAGAAAGTCCTGCACGAGCGGGGTTGCGGAGACGCGGCCACCGGCGCGGAGGATCGCCTCGCGCAGGGCCTTGGAGGGAATGGTGCCGGTGTTCACGCCCGCGCCGCCGACGACGGTCTTGCGCTCGACGATGCAGGCGCGCTTGCCGAGCTTGGCTGCCTGGATGGCAGCCCGCGTCCCCGCTGGTCCGGAGCCGATGATGCACAGGTCGTAGCGGTTCATGTCTGCTTCCGCTCGGGCGATGGTTCAGTGGGATCGGCGCGCGGGTGCAGCGTACCCCAGAATCGGTGTGGTTCGCGGGCATCCCTACAATGCGGCCCGACTCGGGAGTTCCCCGCATGCGCCGATTGACCGCCGACCAGGTCCGCAGCACGTTCGTCGAGTTCTTCCGCGAGCGCGGGCACACTCTGGTTCCGTCCAGCCCGGTCGTGCC
Proteins encoded in this region:
- the fliS gene encoding flagellar export chaperone FliS, with amino-acid sequence MTTSDPSAAASYLRTRVMTARPEELRLMLLDGALRFARQGREGLERSDYEASFMGLSQCQDIVMELATSVRADQDRTLAERVRGLYLYLYQELVQASVERDLTRVDGVIRLLEYERETWAMLLEKLAAERAGHATQAAEVAVEPASRSISLSA
- a CDS encoding aldehyde dehydrogenase family protein, with the protein product MTRQAPTAPRRLDFATELTRWEYAAAPETTKVEIAPRYGHFIGGEFVGPTGGGGRFASINPATEQPLCEVAQGSEADVDAAVRAARDALPAWAAMPGRERAKYVYRIARRIQERARELAVLETMDGGKPIRESRDVDVPLSAAHFFYHAGWADKLEFAFPGHRPRPVGVCGQIIPWNFPLLMAAWKLGPALACGNTCVLKPAETTPLTALRLAEICAEVGLPRGVVNVVTGDGRTGAALVNHPGVDKIAFTGSTEVGKKIASAVAGTGKRLTLELGGKSPNIIFEDASIDQAVEGIVEGIYFNQGHVCCAGSRLFVQESVLDEVVEKLRIRMASLRVGDPLDKNTDVGAINSKQQLETIRRYVEAGVSEGARLHETNGKPLPERGYWCRPCFFTGVQPSHVVAREEIFGPVLAVMSFRTPEEAITRANNTPYGLAAGVWTDKGSKIFEIARRLKAGVVWLNTYNKFDPASPFGGFKESGFGREGGLQGLRGYVRF
- a CDS encoding AAA family ATPase yields the protein MAKRPARQPAAETPMAPQAHAPPLALRDVLGQSHAVELLRAAMRSGRVHHAWVFHGPEGVGKFTTALAFAAAVLDPATDPHDDRTPDPDSQVQRLLAAGAHPDLHVVNKELTPFSRDASVRGQKQRTIPFAVAEEFLVEPATRTRNLHEPSLVGKVFIVDEAHLLGRDAQNLLLKTLEEPPEGTVIILVTPAEEELLPTIRSRCQRIPFLPLSDADMREWLRRGGAAIDPEHEAWALRYAAGSPGVLNRVIEGNLTAWHEALAPMLADADRGKFDLAIGATMAKLVDERAAAMVARNPSASKEAANVAAAADMLRLVADHHHGAMRASRRPEVRARAVELVAEAERQIERNVPLAFVFENLAAQLVEMASRAVATR
- a CDS encoding carbon-nitrogen family hydrolase, whose protein sequence is MRDAVACEQLAPARRGTGEDQSRQRGRANGCVRGCAGHRVSVPPALGAVDRESGCCATVRHMRAHLVQMDIAWEDRPANFARVETLLDGVDVRPGDFVLLPEMFDSGFSVNVSATADKSGETLDFLRRLAEDLGVYVQGGRTVHGCGCAKAENRASVLAPNGRLVCEYSKIHPFSFGRESEAFEGGRHVETWEWRADEERTLVCPAVCYDLRFPELFRIGALRGAEVLALGANWPDARQHHWRALLIARAIENQAVVLGVNRVGRDPHLNYIGGTIAVGPKGETLGELKDEEGVLSVDVDVQAVREWRRVFPALSDARLLSEEVARAGSETRRGGAGRVGA
- the deoC gene encoding deoxyribose-phosphate aldolase; this encodes MSKGLEVPAGRTVDPVMAQQRAASFTKRSIKTTTKAVGLRLALSMVDLTTLEGKDSPEKVRSLCRKAVRPFERDDDVLGERLPSCAAVCVYPSMVAVAREELEQADGRDAHSTRNAVKVASVATGFPSGQYPLSVRLRDTEQAIADGADEIDMVINRGAFLAGRYAEVAEEIREVVAVCDAGTGGAFPRPVHLKVILETGELETLDNVRRASDIAIACIRDGDFIKTSTGKVQPAATMPVTLVMLEAIRDECLRSGRRIGMKPAGGIRTAKQALHYLVMVWETMGTVGIETSRHQGAETGKSAWLSPDLFRFGASTLVNDLLRQIVKERTGRYAAGYDFSEA
- a CDS encoding septum formation inhibitor Maf, which gives rise to MTNCSATARFSINRAQRGRYTHAMAGASTNAPVRPATLPRLILASSSPRRRELLARHGVAHEAVDPAIDDALLSPGSVPPHAWVASLAYLKAASVAASLDAADAADAAVILAADTLCFKDGELLGQPRDEADAERIIRMLQGGSHRVLTGVALVCPRTGRRDLFTDPATVSLGIVGDDRIAGYIASGGWRGKAGAYNYAERLADGWPLSCDGDPESVMGLPVRRVLQRLETFARSAA
- a CDS encoding Si-specific NAD(P)(+) transhydrogenase codes for the protein MNRYDLCIIGSGPAGTRAAIQAAKLGKRACIVERKTVVGGAGVNTGTIPSKALREAILRAGGRVSATPLVQDFLEARNATFRAIQAAADRVIEAEIRILQQQLASNGVSVITGHARFADPHTVEVAGPTGSQRLAADHFLIAVGTVPARPANIPFDDRTVVTSDELVRLPFLPHSMLVVGGGVIGVEYASMLSALGVKVTLIEGRSRLLDFADGEIIEALQYHLRQNGLTLRLGEKVVSVRTIEAPPGARSADRVMVEAVLESGKTLRADCLLYAIGRQGATDDLGLEHAGLKPDNRGRIAVDKHYRTPVPHVYACGDVIGFPALASTSMEQGRLAVCQMFGERCEVVSGHLPYGIYAIPEISMVGWTEEALTEQEIPYEAGVAQYREIARGQLLGDEIGMLKMLIHQDSRAVLGVHIIGTGATELVHIGQCAMAFNATADYFVNAVFNYPTLAECYKVAAHNGINKLRGV